In Corylus avellana chromosome ca8, CavTom2PMs-1.0, the genomic stretch ttatttttaccatcAAGGTAAAGTACATGTTAAACAAAGGTTTTTACCTCAAGTTGTAATCTATATATctatcttatttatttattttaatttcttaaatttgaTGATTACAGGGAAGAGTTCAGGAAGCAGTTCAATAAGGATCACCCTGACAATAAATCAGTCTCTGCTGTAAGTCCTATTCCTTTTTGGATATGGGTAGTTAAGTAAATTGTATAGTTCTCATGGGTTTGAAATACGTTATTGTTGATGGTAAAATTATCAGGTTGGTAAAGCTGCTGGAGCTAAATGGAAGTCAATGTCTGATGCTGTAAGTATTTCCCAATATGGAAGTTATTGATTATTGTGAACCCATAGGTGGTTTTGACCAAAAGAACACCATTACTTTCAGGAAAAGGCACCATTCGTAGCTAAGGCAGAGAAAAGGAAGGTTGACTATGAGAAGAACATGAAAGCCTATAACAAGAAGCAGGTAATTCCATTGCtgttatttatatttgtttattctgTAATGGATCTATGTATCCTTTGTACCCTGTGAAtgatttgtttgctttgtttttttggttgagtCAGGCTGAAGGTGCAAATGCAGCCGAGGATGAAGTGGAGTCGGAGAAGTCGATGTCTGAGGTGAATGATGAGGATGAAGGAGATGAAGATGGCAGTGATGAGGTTTGTCTGAATTCTTTGGTCTGATTCTGTATAAGAAGTTTTGAATCTTTATTaattgattgtttttatttctcttgTTTGCAGGAGGATGATGATGAGTAGCCAATGGCACAAAGTATAGGATAGTCATTTAGGCtgtcaaaaaatttctgatCATCCCATGCTACTGGTTTGATGATCTTATGTCTAAACTTTTGTTCCCTTTTCCAAGAAAATATATCCTTGCTCCCCTGTCAATTTATTTTGCCCTTCCAGCAATGGGTAGTTATAGATTGGAAGTTGCCCTCTCGTTGTACTTTTATTTGAACCTAATGATTTAGCAAATGTGTTTTATCTATTGTAGAGTGTCAGCAGCCTATCCCCTTGATCTAGCTTTTGATTATAATGCGCATTTATTTACGTGTTTTCTATAAGTTTTTGTTTGTTCTcccctctctccctccctcttgATGTCTGAGCCTTTCCCCCCTTGGTATTTGTTACtgtgttttttaatgttttagagTTTGGacatatttcttcattttttgttggaaaaaagTATTATCCATTTGAAGGCTGCGTGATTTATTAGTACTGTCATGGCTTTGTTAGTCTCTATGCATGTTTGCTGAAGATGCAAAATGGTATCATGGGAGAAAATGCATGTGGATAACATCTTGCTCTGACTTTGATTAGTTGATGGGAACCATAGTCTGATTGTAATATAATTGGAAATGTGGCTTAGTAGTGTGTTAACATCTTGTATATTCTTTAATCTTTCTAGCCCTTGCGTTTAGTTGTGATACTTCAATTTTTACTCATCTTGTTCTGTTTTCAATTTCCTTGCAGTGGTTTGGATTCATGTTAGATGGTTTTCATGTATTTTCGATTCTATTTCTTGTATGTTATTATGCAAATGTCATTTTGATCCATTTGAATGTCTACCAATGAGGGCTCTTAAGTGTACTGGAGTATTGTAATTGCAGCCTTTTTCCCAATGTATTGCTGTCTTTTTATTGCCTTATAGTTTCATTTCTGGATTTGATACATGTTTGCAAGAGAATCTACTTTTGGCTTCCATACCAACTTTCTTAGTGTTGACATAAATCTGGTCTGGACTTATACTGAGCTTgctatgttttgttttgaattggTTATACTGCTTATAtctagtgattttttattttttttataatctttcTGTTGTCTATCAGTTGGTTATACTTGCTTTATTCCGTGTAGTACAATTGCATGTTTTATTGTTTGAGGAATTTCTCTTCCGGTTACATGTTTCACTTGGCTTATACATTTGGAATTAGTGAAATGAGGGAGCTTCCCATTTTTATTTATGATGGAAGATAGGTGCACTATAAGGTGCTGCCCAATGCTTTTAAGTTGAATATCTTGGACGTATAGAATTTAATTTACTCTGTTCTGCAAGTCTTTTATTTACTGTAGCCTCTaatctttgatttttatttatgttcatTTGTGTTGGTGCATCCTCATCTTGTGGCTCTAGGATCTTCCTAGTTTCGTGGAACTGCTCTTGGAGTGAAATCTTTTTGCTGGGTTGATAATGTGAAATTTGGATTGTGTGGTCCCGCTAACTGTTGCTGCTTGCTTACTTGGGCTGATCTTATCGACTTCAGATCTGTTTTTTACATTAGCCGCAAATCCTTTGTTTTGTGGATTTCTCTTTCGACTGATTGCTGATAGTGAGCCTTTACCAGAAGCTTGGTAGTGAACATGAAATATTCTCATTATCGCAAAAAATTTAGTCTTCATTATAGGAGCTCCGATTCTTATTACGTTGgctaaaactttaaaaatggCAATAAATAGtccaaaagggaaaaataaagataatatgGTAAGCTGCAGGCTCCTATTGGAGGCAATAATGCGAAGATTTGTTCAGAATAAAGGGTAAAATTCAGTTTGAATCGTGTTCAGATCAGCGTTCCATGTGTTGAGTGCCGGCGTTTTGCATGAGTAGGAGATTAGGAGATCAAGTGGATCTCCTTGGAGCTGCCTTGCTCCAGTGCTCGTTGAGCGTGCTTTCTTGTAATATCGTGCGTGCGATTCAATTGGAGTGCCCGTTTTCCTACATTAATTAGTATTCTTTGCTTGGAAATAACTAGTCCTTTGAGGAGGTCTGACAGTCTCGGGTAGGTTCCCTTGCTCCACCCTGAGGCAGCCTAAGAGCATTTCTCTTGCTTGTGACTCTTGCGGTTTTTTATCTTGATGGGCTTTGCCGCTTTGGAGGCGGAAGGAGATGGTGTGGAGGATTGCTCTCGGGTGCAATGCTGAGGATGCCAATAAGCTATCTACTTTGTCAAATTAGTCTCTCTAACATGTTATTCTGGACCCATGTTCTGAGGATAGTTTGGGCACCGTTAATAAGAGTGATATCTAAAAACTTCGTTGCTCAACCACATTTGGTTTTCATTACGAGGAAGACGGTATGGCTGAATGGGGAGCTTTTTGTAACATAAAAGTCTTCTAGTTCAAATTCCGCGGATGATTCGTTAGTATATGTATAGAATTCCAACAAAatgtatacattttttttcccatcatCAGAAATTAATTTGAGAGAAGTTTCAGTTGCTAAAGGATTATTATGAGAATAAATTACTGCTGCACCGAAAAGTATATAAATGAAGTCTGACACAGAGCACGAGATAAATCGAATGATCACCGAATGTTTCTAACATGATATACATAATACATCAGCGCTCTCTTAACAACCACGAAAACACAACAGCAAGAACAAGAATAAGAACGGAAACACGGCAACAATTAGGCGAAGGGTATTTGATCGGCTATCAGCTCCTTGACTTGGGTTGTCTTCCAAGCTTTTAGCACAAGCCACACTATCTCCTAAAACCAAGTAGATGGGTGAGTGACCAAATACGTAGCGCATAAAAACTTTTTTGTAAAGAGTAACTATTAAAAAGCgcataaaaactttttttgtaaAGAGTAACTATTAAAAAGATACGGAGACTAATATCACAAAAGTAGAGCAATCGTTAGTAAATGAGGTAATAGATTGTGGGTTCGAAGGGCTTTGCCTTAGAGAGGTTCTCCgacatccaaaaaaaaaaaaggaggtaaTAGATTGTAACGTGCTTCACACTGGAGCTCTCTCTTGGTGATGATTTTTTCTCTTGTCCTTGTCGGCTTGAACATTGTTTGCAAATCCCTTGGGCatgtttgttaaaattattttctgaatGTTGCTCAAATTTAGTAACTTGTCTGGAGCATCAAGAGCTTTAGTATGCAAAGCACAATGAAGCCTTCACTAGGGCACTTGATTTCGGTGCTAATGTAGGAATCAACCAATAGCCTCAGGATAGAAAGGCTTGGCAACTGTGCTAGGATTGGCATGTGATCTGTTTTCAGCTTTGAGACCGACAAAGAAAGAATGGTTAGTTTCGGAGGATCAGGATCCCTGAAATTCTTAGGGGAATtctagtttttgaaattttgatctAGGTAATTTATTTTCATCCAAGAACTATTATGTTGCCACGTGTcccattattaataaaataataatgattattaatatcattaaaaatttaaatattattttattagtagtgagacaTGTGGCAGGATAATGACTCttagatgaaaatgaatgacctaaatctaaaattttaaaaactataattCTCCTAAGAATTTTAGGAGATTCGGATCCAGTTTCGGAGGGAATTCGTACCTCTCAGGCAGCTTCTGTAAGTTTCCAAGCAAATAAATGTAAGTGAAATTCTCAAGGCTTGACAAAGGCTTCAATTCGAGCTTTGAAGGTCAACCACTTCCGCCCTTGGATCTTAATCGTAGAGATTGAAGACTTGCCAGTCTTGCAATCCACTCACCTAATTCTTGAGTGGAGTCCAAATAATATGCCAGACCCAATTTTCTAAGATTGATTATCCAATTCAAAACATTCTTCACTGGACTTGTCTTGTCGACAAATAATCCCCACAACGTATGGAGCTGAGTAAGAGAACGGCCATGCTTTTGCGCAGATATATCAAGGCGTATGTCATTCAGACAGAGATGCCGAAAGTGTTTCATGTTCCAAATATTTTTGGGTAGAGAGCTGATATTGGTGTGCGTCACATCCAAGGTCTCGAGGTAGGATAGCTCTCTAACAGAGTCGGGAAGGGCATCTTAAACCCAAGTACCGTAAGTGATACATTTTCCCCAAATTCTCATGCAGAGTTCAGGTTTGTAAACACGCTCTAGATCAAGCACCCTAAGCAATCCAAAGCCTCGATGACGAATGACTTGATGGAGAAAGTTGCCAATTGCCTTTGTAGGCGtatccttttttttaatgttgaagGACAAGTAAGAGCGCAGATGTTGAATGTACAATGATTTTTTACAGGGATAGTCTTTGCTGTTTGCAACCCGCTTAGAAGATGCATCTGTTTCACGATCCGACGTGTTTCCATGGATGTGGAAAAAGCCAatatcttttactttctttttttttatacgaGGTATTCGGTTTCACCTATAAGGCTGGAGAGTATTTCGGGCTACCACCAAGGTGGGTACCAACTGTAGAGGCCCAGCCAAGGATCCACCAACTAATCCTCGGATCCAtgcaatatttttacttttgacAAGATGATATCATGAAGCTCGCCACGCATACATTATCTTTTGGCTTGAATATTTTCGAATCAAAGGACTGAACATTATCTGGTAAGCGCAGCTTTTCGAGGAACATGTTCCAT encodes the following:
- the LOC132189786 gene encoding HMG1/2-like protein, translating into MKGAKSKSESKRADAKLSVNKKGSASTKAGKAPTKKGKATKDPNKPKRPASAFFVFMEEFRKQFNKDHPDNKSVSAVGKAAGAKWKSMSDAEKAPFVAKAEKRKVDYEKNMKAYNKKQAEGANAAEDEVESEKSMSEVNDEDEGDEDGSDEEDDDE